A genomic region of Glycine max cultivar Williams 82 chromosome 15, Glycine_max_v4.0, whole genome shotgun sequence contains the following coding sequences:
- the LOC100799985 gene encoding putative cyclin-D6-1 isoform X2, which produces MEFDLEDPLVSLEEEQTFTISELFASESEHVPSPNCLTSTHFRVFCCEAISLILQVSCKLDPFVAYLAINYLHRFMSSQEIPQGKPWFLRLVVISCLSLASKMKNTTLSFLVIQKEGCYFKAQSIQRMELLILGALKWRMRSITPFSFLHFFISLAEIKDQSLKQALKSRASEIIFNAQNDIKLLEYKPSTVAATALIFASHELFPQQYSILRASITASEYLDGETLSKCFDLMQDMMRMEAKELMIDTSFLSTETPVSMLERNTKRQRI; this is translated from the exons ATGGAGTTTGATCTTGAAGACCCACTAGTCAGCTTGGAAGAAGAGCAAACCTTTACTATATCAGAACTCTTTGCCTCCGAATCTGAACACGTGCCTTCACCAAACTGCTTAACTTCAACACATTTTCGCGTTTTCTGTTGTGAAGCTATATCTCTCATTCTTCAG GTTTCTTGCAAATTGGACCCATTTGTAGCTTATCTTGCTATAAATTACTTGCACCGTTTCATGTCAAGCCAAGAAATTCCG CAAGGGAAGCCGTGGTTTCTCAGGCTTGTTGTCATATCATGTCTTTCTCTTGCTTCAAAGATGAAGAACACAACTTTATCATTTTTGGTTATACAA AAAGAAGGTTGCTACTTTAAGGCTCAGAGTATTCAGAGAATGGAACTTCTTATTCTCGGGGCTCTGAAATGGCGTATGAGGTCGATTAcacctttttctttccttcattTCTTTATCTCTTTAGCTGAAATTAAAGACCAATCACTAAAGCAAGCACTTAAAAGTAGAGCTTCAGAGATAATCTTCAATGCTCAAAATG ACATTAAGCTTTTAGAGTATAAACCTTCAACTGTTGCAGCAACTGCCCTTATCTTTGCATCTCATGAACTATTCCCACAGCAATATTCTATTCTGAGAGCTTCAATTACAGCCAGCGAGTACCTAGATGGG GAGACGTTGTCCAAGTGCTTTGACTTGATGCAAGACATGATGAGAATGGAAGCAAAGGAGTTAATGATAGATACAAGCTTTTTAAGCACAGAAACTCCAGTGAGTATGTTGGAGAGAAACACTAAACGACAAAGAATTTAG
- the LOC100799985 gene encoding putative cyclin-D6-1 isoform X1 — protein sequence MEFDLEDPLVSLEEEQTFTISELFASESEHVPSPNCLTSTHFRVFCCEAISLILQVQVSCKLDPFVAYLAINYLHRFMSSQEIPQGKPWFLRLVVISCLSLASKMKNTTLSFLVIQKEGCYFKAQSIQRMELLILGALKWRMRSITPFSFLHFFISLAEIKDQSLKQALKSRASEIIFNAQNDIKLLEYKPSTVAATALIFASHELFPQQYSILRASITASEYLDGETLSKCFDLMQDMMRMEAKELMIDTSFLSTETPVSMLERNTKRQRI from the exons ATGGAGTTTGATCTTGAAGACCCACTAGTCAGCTTGGAAGAAGAGCAAACCTTTACTATATCAGAACTCTTTGCCTCCGAATCTGAACACGTGCCTTCACCAAACTGCTTAACTTCAACACATTTTCGCGTTTTCTGTTGTGAAGCTATATCTCTCATTCTTCAG GTTCAGGTTTCTTGCAAATTGGACCCATTTGTAGCTTATCTTGCTATAAATTACTTGCACCGTTTCATGTCAAGCCAAGAAATTCCG CAAGGGAAGCCGTGGTTTCTCAGGCTTGTTGTCATATCATGTCTTTCTCTTGCTTCAAAGATGAAGAACACAACTTTATCATTTTTGGTTATACAA AAAGAAGGTTGCTACTTTAAGGCTCAGAGTATTCAGAGAATGGAACTTCTTATTCTCGGGGCTCTGAAATGGCGTATGAGGTCGATTAcacctttttctttccttcattTCTTTATCTCTTTAGCTGAAATTAAAGACCAATCACTAAAGCAAGCACTTAAAAGTAGAGCTTCAGAGATAATCTTCAATGCTCAAAATG ACATTAAGCTTTTAGAGTATAAACCTTCAACTGTTGCAGCAACTGCCCTTATCTTTGCATCTCATGAACTATTCCCACAGCAATATTCTATTCTGAGAGCTTCAATTACAGCCAGCGAGTACCTAGATGGG GAGACGTTGTCCAAGTGCTTTGACTTGATGCAAGACATGATGAGAATGGAAGCAAAGGAGTTAATGATAGATACAAGCTTTTTAAGCACAGAAACTCCAGTGAGTATGTTGGAGAGAAACACTAAACGACAAAGAATTTAG
- the LOC100800514 gene encoding cation/H(+) antiporter 15: protein MNNATMAPYNMSDRSLICYTPLMTTTNGLWQGDNPLDYSLPLFILQLTMVVCATRFFVFILKPLHQPRVIAEILGGLLLGPSIFGRNLKFANAVFPLKSVMVLETMANMGLIYFVFLVGLEMDISIIKRTGKKTVSIAFAGMILPFLIAVCVSHLIEDKDNSMNQASYVLYIGIVLSVTAFPVLARMLADLKLISTDLGKLALSISLINDVFAWILLALAIALSEANTGTWASVLVVISNLVFVSFCFVIVRPAVSWLIERTPEGKPFSEFQLCIVLTGVMISAFITDVLGTHCAFGAFVYGLVIPNGPLGAAILEKLEDFVSGLLLPLFYAICGLKTDIKLISGASTWTFVLTVIPLTCLGKILGTFFISLIFQIPNRDGVVLGLLMNSKGLIEMIVLNVGREQKVLGDKIFSVMVIVTLVMTAVVSPIVTLIYKPRKRLIPYKRRTIQNSRLDAELRVLVCIHTPRNVPTLVNLLEATHPHKRSPICAYVLHLVELTGRASAMLVVHANRQSGGPALNKTQAQTDHIITAFQNFEEHVGHTQVQPLTAISPYSTMHEDICNLAEDKRVSLIIIPFHKQQTVDGEMHDTIPAFRMINHNLLQNSPCSVGILVDRGLNGSNRLIGNLASHKVAVLYFGGPDDREALAYGWRMSRHPRVHLTVMHFTPSKHPTQTPETDHLWANIDRSFTIIKNGREHTLDEEYISEFKKMITNDDSVVYIDKVVNNGEETVAAIRSINNVNDLFIVGRGQGTMSPLTDGLTDWSECPELGAIGDLLASSDFETTASVLVMHQYVGQGPDGEENFVVERPWQTSEHYHNMKQQQNMQRYTMPMGMGQSLL, encoded by the exons ATGAACAACGCAACCATGGCACCGTATAATATGTCAGATAGATCTCTAATTTGCTACACGCCACTCATGACAACAACAAATGGTTTATGGCAAGGCGATAACCCTTTAGATTACTCCCTTCCTCTCTTCATCTTGCAATTAACGATGGTTGTTTGTGCCACAcgtttctttgttttcatcctCAAGCCCCTTCACCAACCGCGTGTAATTGCTGAAATTTTG GGTGGATTGCTATTGGGTCCATCAATATTTGGTAGAAATCTAAAATTTGCCAATGCCGTGTTCCCTCTGAAGAGTGTGATGGTGCTGGAGACAATGGCAAACATGGGTCTCATATACTTCGTCTTCTTGGTGGGGTTAGAGATGGACATTTCGATCATCAAACGCACCGGAAAAAAGACGGTGTCCATAGCCTTTGCTGGTATGATATTGCCCTTTTTGATTGCGGTTTGTGTCTCCCATTTAATAGAAGACAAAGACAATAGCATGAACCAAGCCAGCTATGTGCTCTACATTGGTATTGTTCTATCTGTCACTGCTTTCCCGGTGCTTGCTCGCATGCTTGCTGATCTCAAACTCATCAGCACAGACTTAGGGAAGCTTGCTCTCTCAATTTCTCTGATCAACGATGTGTTTGCATGGATATTGCTTGCTCTAGCTATTGCTTTATCAGAGGCAAATACTGGCACATGGGCCTCTGTCTTGGTTGTAATATCAAACCTTGTTTTTGTTTCCTTCTGCTTTGTTATTGTTAGACCAGCAGTGTCTTGGTTGATAGAGAGAACCCCAGAGGGAAAACCCTTCAGTGAGTTCCAATTATGCATTGTACTTACTGGTGTTATGATCTCAGCCTTCATTACAGATGTCCTTGGAACACATTGTGCTTTTGGAGCTTTTGTGTATGGCCTAGTTATTCCAAATGGCCCACTTGGAGCTGCTATACTAGAAAAGCTTGAAGACTTTGTTTCCGGGCTTTTGCTTCCTCTCTTTTATGCCATTTGTGGGCTTAAGACTGATATCAAGTTGATCAGTGGAGCTAGTACATGGACTTTTGTACTCACGGTGATTCCTCTCACTTGTTTAGGCAAGATTTTGGGGACTTTCTTTATTTCACTCATTTTCCAGATACCAAACCGTGATGGAGTTGTTCTTGGTTTACTCATGAACTCTAAAGGCCTTATTGAAATGATTGTGCTAAATGTTGGGAGGGAACAAAAG GTCTTAGGAGATAAAATATTCTCAGTTATGGTAATTGTAACACTCGTAATGACAGCAGTCGTTTCACCCATTGTAACATTAATTTACAAGCCAAGAAAAAGGCTCATACCTTATAAAAGGAGAACAATACAGAATTCAAGACTTGATGCAGAGTTACGGGTGCTGGTGTGTATTCACACCCCTAGAAATGTCCCCACACTAGTTAATCTCCTTGAAGCAACTCATCCCCACAAAAGGTCTCCCATATGTGCTTATGTGCTCCACTTAGTTGAACTCACTGGTAGAGCTTCTGCCATGCTCGTTGTCCATGCTAATAGACAATCAGGAGGTCCAGCCCTCAACAAAACACAAGCACAAACTGACCACATCATCACTGCATTTCAGAACTTTGAGGAACATGTTGGTCATACTCAAGTCCAACCCTTAACAGCTATTTCCCCTTACTCTACCATGCATGAAGACATATGCAATCTAGCTGAGGATAAAAGGGTATCCCTAATCATCATTCCTTTCCATAAGCAACAAACAGTTGATGGAGAAATGCATGACACTATTCCAGCATTCAGAATGATTAACCACAATCTATTACAAAATTCACCTTGCTCAGTTGGGATACTTGTGGATAGAGGCCTTAACGGATCTAACCGCTTGATCGGAAATCTAGCATCTCATAAGGTGGCTGTATTATATTTCGGAGGGCCAGATGATAGAGAGGCACTAGCTTATGGATGGAGAATGTCAAGGCATCCAAGGGTTCACCTTACTGTCATGCATTTCACTCCAAGCAAGCATCCAACTCAAACTCCGGAAACAGATCACTTGTGGGCTAATATTGATCGAAGTTTCACCATTATAAAAAATGGGAGGGAACACACACTAGATGAGGAGTATATAAGTGAGTTCAAAAAGATGATTACAAATGATGATTCAGTTGTTTACATAGACAAGGTTGTGAATAATGGGGAGGAAACCGTTGCAGCAATAAGATCAATAAACAATGTCAATGACTTGTTCATAGTTGGGAGAGGGCAAGGTACAATGTCACCACTAACAGATGGCCTAACAGATTGGAGTGAGTGTCCTGAGTTAGGAGCCATTGGGGATTTGCTAGCTTCTTCAGACTTTGAAACAACAGCTTCAGTGTTGGTGATGCATCAATATGTTGGGCAAGGCCCAGATGGGGAGGAAAATTTTGTGGTTGAAAGACCATGGCAAACAAGTGAACACTACCATAACatgaaacaacaacaaaacatgcAAAGATATACAATGCCAATGGGAATGGGGCAGTCTCTTTTATAA
- the LOC100801056 gene encoding equilibrative nucleotide transporter 3 gives MTISNENKAPRRLEGKFQATVVCFILGLGSLVAWNSMLTVGDYYYNLFPTYHPSRVLTLIYQPFALVTMAILAYNESRINTRKRNLIGYTLFSISTLLVLVLDLATSGKGGIGPYIGLCALSACFGVADAHVQGGMVGDLSFMCPEFIQSFFAGLAASGALASGLRLLTKVGFEKSDHGLRKGAMLFFAISTLFEFFCVILYAIYFPKLSIVKYYRSKAASEGSKTVSADLAAAGIHNDTNLQVGFDAKQQERLSNKQLILQNMDYAADLFLIYVLTLSIFPGFLFENTGSHQLGTWYPLVLIAMYNLLDLISRYIPLIKCLKLESRKGLLIAVLSRFLLVPAFYFTAKYGDQGWMILLVSFLGLTNGYLTVCVFTVAPQGYKGPEQNALGNLLVLFLLIGIFSGVALDWLWLIGKSGF, from the exons ATGACTATTTCTAATGAAAATAAAGCACCGAGAAGGTTGGAG GGGAAATTTCAAGCAACGGTGGTGTGTTTCATTCTTGGATTGGGGTCCCTTGTTGCATGGAACAGTATGTTGACAGTAGGAGATTATTACTACAATCTGTTCCCT ACATACCATCCTTCCCGTGTACTCACTCTCATTTATCAACCATTTGCACTTGTAACTATGGCAATACTGGCGTATAATGAGTCAAGGATCAACACTAGGAAGCGGAACTTAATTGGCTACACTCTTTTCTCCATTAGTACTTTGCTAGTTCTTGTT TTAGATCTAGCAACATCAGGGAAAGGGGGAATTGGACCTTACATTGGTTTGTGTGCACTTTCTGCTTGTTTTGGAGTCGCAGATGCTCATGTCCAAGGTGGCATGGTTGGAGATTTGTCTTTTATGTGTCCTGAGTTCATCCAG TCCTTCTTTGCTGGTTTGGCTGCCTCAGGAGCTCTAGCTTCTGGTTTGAGACTTCTCACCAAAGTGGGTTTTGAGAAATCTGATCATGGTCTTCGAAAAGGGGCTA TGCTATTCTTTGCAATCTCTACACTTTTTGAATTCTTCTGCGTAATTCTCTACGCAATATACTTCCCTAAGTTGTCCATAGTAAAGTATTACCGTTCAAAGGCAGCTTCAGAAGGATCAAAAACTGTGTCAGCTGATCTTGCAGCTGCCGGCATTCACAATGACACCAACCTGCAA GTTGGATTTGATGCTAAACAGCAAGAACGGTTGAGCAATAAACAGCTAATTCTTCAGAACATGGATTATGCAGCTGATTTGTTTCTGATATATGTATTGACACTGTCAATTTTCCCTGGATTCCTGTTTGAAAATACTGGATCTCACCAGCTAGGAACATG GTACCCACTTGTTTTGATTGCAATGTACAACCTATTGGATCTAATATCCAGATATATTCCCCTCATCAAATGCCTGAAGTTGGAATCCAGAAAGGGCTTACTCATTGCAGTGCTTTCTAGATTCCTTTTGGTCCCAGCATTTTACTTCACAGCAAAATATGGTGACCAGGGATGGATGATCCTTCTTGTGTCTTTCTTGGGACTAACCAATGGTTATCTCACTGTTTGTGTATTTACCGTGGCACCCCAAGGTTAcaag GGCCCTGAACAGAATGCATTGGGTAATTTGCTCGTGCTGTTTCTTTTAATCGGCATATTTTCTGGGGTTGCTCTTGATTGGTTGTGGCTCATAGGAAAATCAGGATTCTAA